The proteins below come from a single Magallana gigas chromosome 10, xbMagGiga1.1, whole genome shotgun sequence genomic window:
- the LOC105342799 gene encoding uncharacterized protein, whose protein sequence is MNSVRFCLVLLIFLPGVSCAFNHKVVPSCSKHETVCSFKFDIRYKFSMVYSDKKGYAKPIVIRNGTLLKGSSHNKEEFELLTPKELEQVLTVDGVYKLLFSINGEFPGPPIIVYEGQTIEVLVRNHLSNEVFTIHWHGMHQKHTPWMDGASIVSQCPIGPGQNFMYRFKADPAGTHWYHAHQGSMRGDGLAGPLIVLPRKKRTNLPRVEDDFIIVIQEWNRNKSSLENHEIHAWNMHLYADDFNCTESCYIVTHTTDGTSMGMEPFHSGLINGKGHHYPDKTEKPLVPVLPLEIFKVKPNKNYRFRIINAATFVSFRLSIDEHLFRVIATDGHDVEPEVAQSVVIASGERYDVLVQTKMNSRKNFFIRAESMELKSQFLDPIYPGVVKAIFRYEDAPDSLPDTTRQKCTRENACKVINCPNKLYPRADHVNCFSVANLLSTQETINSCPVPVSQNGERIREDFLNFHFTTANPESQNPVMKATINGHVFTTPTCPPQSTYGPKASSCIDDCNKQKCLKQQCSCTHLLNYDNTSLGSAVQLVLLSRDGLRGATDHPIHIHGHSFHVLKTVYPELDPTTGLVTNFSRDIECESETCLTPRWSNKEWAGGNLPDLNLQNPPLKDTVVVPRGGYVVLRFYLDNPGYWFLHCHMDAHQMEGMTLIIKEGQRIFHPKPPKRFPSCGDFTWSLDEYKEITDARIANLGNENNSTDNNDPQNLSNTDLLWDLTIAVLITCSFGAVLFLLCLFKYYLSNCLIERRDQESPYSMLKQNNRAKPQSYGSS, encoded by the exons ATGAATTCCGTCCGATTTTGTCtggttttgttgatatttttaccTGGGGTTTCCTGTGCGTTTAATCATAAGGTAGTTCCATCATGCAGTAAGCATGAAACCGTTTGCAGTTTTAAGTTTGATATACGGTACAAGTTTTCAATGGTATACAGTGACAAAAAGGGATACGCCAAACCTATCGTAATTCGAAATGGGACATTGCTGAAAGGATCATCACATAACAAAGAGGAATTTGAACTTCTGACTCCGAAGG aaCTTGAGCAAGTGTTGACGGTAGATGGAGTTTACAAACTTCTTTTCAGCATTAATGGAGAATTTCCAGGCCCGCCAATTATTGTTTATGAAGGACAAAcg ATAGAGGTCCTGGTGAGGAACCACCTCTCTAACGAGGTCTTCACTATCCACTGGCACGGCATGCACCAGAAACACACGCCTTGGATGGACGGGGCTTCCATAGTATCTCAATGTCCAATTGGACCAGGTCAAAACTTTATGTATAG atttaagGCTGACCCAGCAGGTACCCACTGGTACCACGCCCATCAGGGGTCAATGAGGGGAGACGGGCTGGCGGGACCCCTGATAGTCCTCCCACGCAAAAAACGGACGAATCTACCAAGGGTAGAGGACGACTTCATCATTGTCATACAGGAGTGGAACAGAAACAAATCATCACTCGAAAATCACGAAATCCATGCATGGAACATGCATtt GTACGCCGATGACTTTAATTGTACTGAGAGCTGTTATATCGTTACACATACCACGGACGGAACCAGCATGGGCATGGAACCTTTCCATTCTGGACTAATTAACGGAAAAG GTCATCATTATCCGGATAAAACGGAAAAACCCTTGGTTCCGGTACTTCCCcttgaaatattcaaagtaaaaccAAACAAGAACTATCGGTTTCGAATAATAAATGCTGCCACGTTTGTGTCCTTCAGATTGTCAATAGACGAG CACTTGTTTCGTGTAATTGCAACGGACGGACATGACGTTGAACCGGAAGTTGCCCAATCGGTCGTTATAGCAAGTGGAGAGAGATATGATGTTTTGGTTCAAACTAAAATGAATTCGAGGAAAAACTTCTTTATCCGCGCCGAAAGCATGGAACTCAAAAGCCAATTTCtg GACCCTATTTACCCTGGAGTGGTGAAGGCTATCTTTAGATATGAAGATGCTCCAGATAGTTTGCCTGACACAACTCGCCAGAAATGTACCCGAGAAAACGCTTGTAAAGTTATCAACTGTCCAAATAA ACTATACCCGAGGGCAGATCACGTGAATTGTTTTTCCGTTGCGAATTTACTATCCACGCAGGAAACCATCAATTCCTGTCCAGTCCCTGTGTCTCAAAATGGAGAAAGAATACGAGAGGACTTTCTAAACTTTCATTTCACAACAGCAAATCCTG AATCTCAGAACCCAGTGATGAAAGCAACGATCAATGGACATGTTTTCACCACCCCTACCTGTCCTCCACAG TCTACATATGGTCCCAAAGCAAGCTCATGTATCGATGACTGTAACAAACAAAAGTGCTTGAAACAGCAATGTAGCTGTACACATTTACTCAACTATGACAACACTTCATTGGGCTCCGCTGTACAGCTTGTTCTTCTCAGCAGAG ATGGATTACGTGGAGCGACAGATCACCCAATCCACATACACGGTCACAGTTTTCATGTTTTGAAAACGGTATACCCTGAACTTGATCCTACAACAGGGTTGGTGACGAACTTTAGCAGGGACATCGAATGTGAAAGCGAGACTTGTCTAACACCAAGATGGAGTAATAAAGAGTGGGCCGGTGGAAACCTTCCTGACCTGAATTTGCAGAATCCCCCACTCAAAGACACGGTGGTGGTGCCAAGAGGAGGCTATGTGGTGCTTAGATTTTACCTGGATAATCCAG gaTATTGGTTCCTTCATTGCCATATGGATGCCCACCAAATGGAGGGTATGACACTTATAATTAAGGAGGGACAACGAATATTCCACCCGAAACCTCCCAAAAGGTTTCCATCTTGTGGAGACTTCACTTGGAGTCTTGATGAGTACAAGGAAATCACAGATGCCAGAATAGCTAATCTAGGCAATGAAAACAACTCGACGGATAATAATG ATCCCCAGAACTTGAGCAATACGGATTTACTGTGGGATTTAACTATAGCTGTTTTAATAACGTGTTCATTTGGAGCTGTCCTTTTTCTGTTATGCCTATTCAAATACTACTTAAGTAATTGTCTCATAGAAAGGCGTGATCAGGAGAGTCCGTACAGCATGCTGAAACAGAACAATAGAGCCAAACCCCAATCATATGGCTCATCTTGA